In one Misgurnus anguillicaudatus chromosome 1, ASM2758022v2, whole genome shotgun sequence genomic region, the following are encoded:
- the rps16 gene encoding small ribosomal subunit protein uS9 produces the protein MPAKGPLQSVQVFGRKKTATAVAHCKRGNGLIKVNGRPLEMIEPATLQYKLLEPLLLLGKERFAGVDIRVRVKGGGHVAQVYAIRQAISKSLVAYYQKYVDEASKKEIKDILIQYDRTLLVADPRRCESKKFGGPGARARYQKSYR, from the exons ATGCCAGCTAAAGGTCCGCTGCAGTCTGTCCAGGTCTTTGGACGTAAA AAAACAGCCACTGCTGTTGCCCACTGCAAGAGGGGAAATGGGCtcattaaagtcaatggcagaCCCCTCGAGATGATCGAGCCGGCCACTCTGCAGTACAAA cTGCTGGAGCCTCTTCTTCTTCTGGGTAAGGAGCGCTTCGCTGGCGTTGACATCAGAGTTCGCGTAAAGGGTGGTGGACACGTCGCCCAGGTTTATG CTATCCGTCAGGCCATCTCTAAATCCCTGGTTGCCTACTATCAGAAAT ATGTGGATGAAGCCTCAAAGAAAGAGATCAAGGACATCTTGATTCAGTACGATAGGACCCTGCTGGTTGCTGATCCTCGCCGCTGCGAGTCCAAGAAGTTCGGTGGACCTGGAGCTCGTGCCCGCTACCAGAAGTCCTACCGTTAA